Proteins encoded in a region of the Planococcus citri chromosome 1, ihPlaCitr1.1, whole genome shotgun sequence genome:
- the LOC135849961 gene encoding serine/threonine-protein phosphatase alpha-3 isoform-like, with protein sequence MSKGVKAAAAPGAPAGGGGSGNTPDVVIAKLLDRKNFSFYKDLQNIECKAPTNFDAKCVLKANEIIWLCEKVREIVSNEPTLAELPAPVMIVGDIHGQFRDLLLVLDCIKTPPTMNFLFLGDYVDRGEYSLECISLILAYKIKYPKQVIMLRGNHECASSTRAYGFYAECQVRFKGADLWQYFMKLFNMLPVAATVADQKILCMHGGISPDLHTFEDITKIKRPSDIPPKGLLTDLLWADPDKDEDGWNPNIDRGISFTFGADVVTKFTKKHNLACIVRAHQVVKNGFEFFAKRKLCTLFTAPNYCGVFKNDGACMKVEPPLNVTIIRLFFKHKENPDTKKRCESLPVKVSTEAA encoded by the exons ATGAGTAAAGGAGTGAAAGCTGCTGCAGCGCCTGGCGCACCTGCCGGTGGCGGGGGATCGGGAAATACTCCGGATGTAGTCATCGCCAAATTATTAGATAGGAAGAACTTCTCTTTTTATAAAG atcTGCAGAATATCGAATGCAAAGCTCCGACGAATTTCGACGCGAAATGCGTTTTAAAAGCTAACGAAATAATTTGGTTATGCGAAAAAGTCAGAGAAATCGTATCGAATGAACCCACTCTGGCAGAATTACCCGCTCCTGTAATGATAGTCG GCGATATACACGGTCAGTTTAGAGATTTGCTTCTCGTATTAGACTGCATTAAAACGCCTCCTACGATGAACTTTCTGTTTCTGGGCGATTACGTTGACAGAGGCGAATACTCGTTGGAATGCATAAGCCTCATATTAGCCTACAAAATTAAATACCCGAAACAAGTAATTATGCTGAGGGGTAATCACGAATGTGCCAGCTCGACCAGGGCTTACGGATTCTACGCCGAAT GCCAAGTTCGGTTCAAAGGAGCGGATTTATGGCAATATTTCATGAAACTTTTCAACATGTTGCCGGTGGCTGCGACCGTAGCCGATCAAAAAATCCTTTGCATGCACGGCGGAATAAGTCCAGATTTACACACCTTCGAGGatattacaaaaatcaaacGACCCTCCGATATTCCCCCGAAAGGTTTACTCACCGATTTACTGTGGGCTGATCCCGATAAA GACGAAGACGGCTGGAATCCGAATATCGACAGAGGAATTTCATTCACTTTCGGCGCTGATGTTgttacaaaattcacaaaaaaacataatttagcATGCATCGTTCGAGCTCACCAG GTGGTTAAAAACGGATTCGAATTTTTCGCTAAAAGAAAATTATGTACGTTATTCACTGCTCCGAATTATTGCGGGGTATTTAAAAACGATGGAGCATGTATGAAAGTCGAACCGCCTCTAAATGTCACGATAATTCGATTATTT tTCAAGCATAAAGAAAACCCCGATACAAAAAAACGTTGCGAAAGTCTACCGGTGAAAGTGAGCACGGAAGCCGCGTAA